In Amyelois transitella isolate CPQ chromosome 3, ilAmyTran1.1, whole genome shotgun sequence, a single genomic region encodes these proteins:
- the LOC106133443 gene encoding double-stranded RNA-binding protein Staufen homolog 2 isoform X3 — protein MMHHPNMHHQPMSGHPPQHMGGHQGMPGHHQMPPHQMHRENRVPLGASQGGGLGALGGAMDVPHHAPALRPPQPIRAMAHHPPQQHHYVPPQQMKPMRRPYTTYGPANAPVMPPMYPQPAPIQPQQPQGLGKSQTSPVLAKSKLTSDFVASPPAPAPAPPASAREEPPAPADKEAARPAPAANSKEKTPMCLVNELARYNKIKHQYRLTSETGPAHKKIFTVTLRLGDTEEYTAEGTSIKRAQHAAASAALTGTRFPPPPPRAEPAHSAAHPHHRHSGTVMPTVELNALAMKLCQPAVYTSVPPVAAPRPPRARAAPLYRVPAPGFVPAGYQRMMTPGLLYRVRVCVGGRAWLGEGATPQAARHDAAARALHELRHPPAAPPAPAAPDTGDTKSESEDPLNSEVKSPVSLVHELALKRNLSVVFTVKSERGPPHMRVFVTACTVGDMETEGEGNGKKVSKRRAAEKMLEEMKGRWPPTLLRPRVTHEKRKPQPTKKKPRNLIKEGGAGCAGGAAGGADNPISRLAVARHAARARSPQYRVLEERGAARRREFLVQCDAPPHAATGLGPNKKTAKRRAAHNVLLAMEMSANSTETATSPTANNSQEAAVNGSPDTNKNADPKRKESEGGGGDARQPVPGVLLMDYHQRGAQNGVTETTPGNGSSPGAKDQLMYLSQLLGFTVQFSDFPKRNHGEYLSLVSLSTEPPVMCHGGGASTQLSHEQCSLAALRALALMGLDAAPQPLQIPNASATPSKAKAIPNGIAE, from the exons ATGATGCATCACCCGAACATGCATCATCAGCCGATGTCGGGGCACCCGCCGCAGCACATGGGGGGCCACCAAGGAATGCCTGGCCATCATCAAATGCCGCCCCATCAAATGCATAGAGAAAACAG GGTGCCGCTGGGCGCGTCGCAGGGCGGCGGGCTGGGCGCGCTGGGCGGCGCCATGGACGTGCCGCACCACGCGCCCGCGCTGCGCCCGCCGCAGCCCATCCGCGCCATGGCCCACCATCCGCCGCAGCAACACCACTATGTACCACCG CAACAGATGAAGCCGATGCGGCGGCCCTACACGACCTATGGACCTGCCAACGCGCCTGTAATGCCTCCCATGTATCCGCAGCCGGCGCCCATACAGCCACAGCAGCCGCAAG GTCTGGGCAAATCGCAAACGTCTCCAGTATTGGCGAAGTCGAAGCTTACATCTGATTTTG TAGCGTCGCCCCCGGcccccgcgcccgcgccgccggcCAGCGCGCGGGAGGAGCCCCCGGCGCCGGCCGACAAGGAGGCGGCTCGGCCGGCGCCCGCCGCCAACAGTAAAGAGAAGACGCCCATGTGCCTGGTCAACGAGCTGGCCAGGTACAATAAG ATTAAGCACCAATACCGCCTCACATCAGAAACGGGACCCGCTCACAAGAAAATATTCACAGTAACACTCCGATTGGGTGATACTGAAGAATACACAGCAGAG GGTACGTCCATAAAGCGAGCACAGCACGCGGCGGCGAGCGCGGCGCTGACGGGCACCCGCttcccgccgccgccgccccgCGCCGAGCCCGCGCACTCCGCCGCGCATCCCCACCACAGGCACTCAG GTACAGTGATGCCGACGGTGGAGCTGAACGCGCTGGCCATGAAGCTGTGCCAGCCGGCCGTGTACACGTCGGTGCCGCCCGTggccgcgccgcgcccgccgcgcgcgcgcgccgcgccgctcTACCGCGTGCCCGCGCCCGGGTTCGTGCCCGCCGGGTACCAGCGGATGATGACGCCGG GGCTGTTGTACCGCGTGCGCGTGTGCGTGGGCGGGCGCGCGTGGCTGGGCGAGGGCGCCACGCCGCAGGCCGCGCGCCACGACGCGGCCGCGCGCGCGCTGCACGAGCTGCGGCAcccgcccgccgcgccgcccgcgcccgccgcccccGACACTG GTGACACCAAGTCCGAGAGCGAAGACCCGTTGAACTCGGAAGTTAAGTCGCCCGTGTCGCTGGTACACGAACTGGCGCTGAAGCGGAACCTCTCCGTCGTGTTCACGGTCAAGAGCGAGCGGGGCCCGCCACACATGAGA gtATTCGTAACGGCGTGTACAGTGGGCGACATGGAGACTGAGGGCGAGGGCAACGGCAAGAAGGTGTCAAAGCGGCGCGCCGCCGAGAAGATGTTGGAGGAGATGAAGGGTCGCTGGCCGCCCACTCTGCTGCGGCCGCGGGTCACGCACGAGAAGAGAAAACCGCAACCTACCAAGAAGAAACCCAGGAACTTGATAAAG GAGGGCGGCGCTGGGTGCGCtggcggcgcggcgggcggcgcggacAACCCGATCTCGCGGCTGGCGGTGGCGCGGCacgcggcgcgcgcgcgctCGCCGCAGTACCGCGTGCTGGAGgagcgcggcgcggcgcggcggcgcgAGTTCCTGGTGCAGTGCGACGCGCCGCCGCACGCCGCCACCGGCCTCGGGCCCAACAAGAAGACCGCCAAGCGGCGCGCCGCGCACA ACGTTCTGCTCGCCATGGAAATGAGTGCTAATTCGACAGAGACTGCCACGTCGCCGACTGCCAACAATAGCCAGGAAGCCGCAGTCAATGGCTCGCCAGATACAAATAAGAACGCCGATCCTAAACGAAAG GAGTCGGAAGGCGGCGGTGGCGACGCTCGGCAGCCAGTACCGGGCGTATTGCTCATGGACTACCACCAGCGAGGCGCGCAGAACG GTGTTACCGAAACAACTCCGGGCAACGGTTCGTCTCCGGGCGCGAAGGACCAACTCATGTACTTGTCGCAGTTGCTGGGTTTCACGGTTCAGTTCTCAGACTTCCCCAAG CGCAACCACGGCGAGTACCTGTCTCTGGTGTCGCTGTCGACGGAGCCGCCGGTGATGTGCCACGGCGGCGGCGCCTCCACGCAGCTGTCGCACGAGCAGTGCTCGCTCGCCGCGCTGCGGGCGCTGGCGCTCATGGGGCTCGACGCCGCGCCGCAACCCTTGCA gaTCCCAAACGCGAGCGCGACGCCCAGCAAAGCAAAAGCGATCCCCAACGGCATCGCCGAGTGA
- the LOC106133443 gene encoding double-stranded RNA-binding protein Staufen homolog 2 isoform X4: protein MMHHPNMHHQPMSGHPPQHMGGHQGMPGHHQMPPHQMHRENRHVTLTRVPLGASQGGGLGALGGAMDVPHHAPALRPPQPIRAMAHHPPQQHHYVPPQQMKPMRRPYTTYGPANAPVMPPMYPQPAPIQPQQPQVASPPAPAPAPPASAREEPPAPADKEAARPAPAANSKEKTPMCLVNELARYNKIKHQYRLTSETGPAHKKIFTVTLRLGDTEEYTAEGTSIKRAQHAAASAALTGTRFPPPPPRAEPAHSAAHPHHRHSGTVMPTVELNALAMKLCQPAVYTSVPPVAAPRPPRARAAPLYRVPAPGFVPAGYQRMMTPGLLYRVRVCVGGRAWLGEGATPQAARHDAAARALHELRHPPAAPPAPAAPDTGDTKSESEDPLNSEVKSPVSLVHELALKRNLSVVFTVKSERGPPHMRVFVTACTVGDMETEGEGNGKKVSKRRAAEKMLEEMKGRWPPTLLRPRVTHEKRKPQPTKKKPRNLIKEGGAGCAGGAAGGADNPISRLAVARHAARARSPQYRVLEERGAARRREFLVQCDAPPHAATGLGPNKKTAKRRAAHNVLLAMEMSANSTETATSPTANNSQEAAVNGSPDTNKNADPKRKESEGGGGDARQPVPGVLLMDYHQRGAQNGVTETTPGNGSSPGAKDQLMYLSQLLGFTVQFSDFPKRNHGEYLSLVSLSTEPPVMCHGGGASTQLSHEQCSLAALRALALMGLDAAPQPLQIPNASATPSKAKAIPNGIAE, encoded by the exons ATGATGCATCACCCGAACATGCATCATCAGCCGATGTCGGGGCACCCGCCGCAGCACATGGGGGGCCACCAAGGAATGCCTGGCCATCATCAAATGCCGCCCCATCAAATGCATAGAGAAAACAGGCACGTAACGCTAACTAG GGTGCCGCTGGGCGCGTCGCAGGGCGGCGGGCTGGGCGCGCTGGGCGGCGCCATGGACGTGCCGCACCACGCGCCCGCGCTGCGCCCGCCGCAGCCCATCCGCGCCATGGCCCACCATCCGCCGCAGCAACACCACTATGTACCACCG CAACAGATGAAGCCGATGCGGCGGCCCTACACGACCTATGGACCTGCCAACGCGCCTGTAATGCCTCCCATGTATCCGCAGCCGGCGCCCATACAGCCACAGCAGCCGCAAG TAGCGTCGCCCCCGGcccccgcgcccgcgccgccggcCAGCGCGCGGGAGGAGCCCCCGGCGCCGGCCGACAAGGAGGCGGCTCGGCCGGCGCCCGCCGCCAACAGTAAAGAGAAGACGCCCATGTGCCTGGTCAACGAGCTGGCCAGGTACAATAAG ATTAAGCACCAATACCGCCTCACATCAGAAACGGGACCCGCTCACAAGAAAATATTCACAGTAACACTCCGATTGGGTGATACTGAAGAATACACAGCAGAG GGTACGTCCATAAAGCGAGCACAGCACGCGGCGGCGAGCGCGGCGCTGACGGGCACCCGCttcccgccgccgccgccccgCGCCGAGCCCGCGCACTCCGCCGCGCATCCCCACCACAGGCACTCAG GTACAGTGATGCCGACGGTGGAGCTGAACGCGCTGGCCATGAAGCTGTGCCAGCCGGCCGTGTACACGTCGGTGCCGCCCGTggccgcgccgcgcccgccgcgcgcgcgcgccgcgccgctcTACCGCGTGCCCGCGCCCGGGTTCGTGCCCGCCGGGTACCAGCGGATGATGACGCCGG GGCTGTTGTACCGCGTGCGCGTGTGCGTGGGCGGGCGCGCGTGGCTGGGCGAGGGCGCCACGCCGCAGGCCGCGCGCCACGACGCGGCCGCGCGCGCGCTGCACGAGCTGCGGCAcccgcccgccgcgccgcccgcgcccgccgcccccGACACTG GTGACACCAAGTCCGAGAGCGAAGACCCGTTGAACTCGGAAGTTAAGTCGCCCGTGTCGCTGGTACACGAACTGGCGCTGAAGCGGAACCTCTCCGTCGTGTTCACGGTCAAGAGCGAGCGGGGCCCGCCACACATGAGA gtATTCGTAACGGCGTGTACAGTGGGCGACATGGAGACTGAGGGCGAGGGCAACGGCAAGAAGGTGTCAAAGCGGCGCGCCGCCGAGAAGATGTTGGAGGAGATGAAGGGTCGCTGGCCGCCCACTCTGCTGCGGCCGCGGGTCACGCACGAGAAGAGAAAACCGCAACCTACCAAGAAGAAACCCAGGAACTTGATAAAG GAGGGCGGCGCTGGGTGCGCtggcggcgcggcgggcggcgcggacAACCCGATCTCGCGGCTGGCGGTGGCGCGGCacgcggcgcgcgcgcgctCGCCGCAGTACCGCGTGCTGGAGgagcgcggcgcggcgcggcggcgcgAGTTCCTGGTGCAGTGCGACGCGCCGCCGCACGCCGCCACCGGCCTCGGGCCCAACAAGAAGACCGCCAAGCGGCGCGCCGCGCACA ACGTTCTGCTCGCCATGGAAATGAGTGCTAATTCGACAGAGACTGCCACGTCGCCGACTGCCAACAATAGCCAGGAAGCCGCAGTCAATGGCTCGCCAGATACAAATAAGAACGCCGATCCTAAACGAAAG GAGTCGGAAGGCGGCGGTGGCGACGCTCGGCAGCCAGTACCGGGCGTATTGCTCATGGACTACCACCAGCGAGGCGCGCAGAACG GTGTTACCGAAACAACTCCGGGCAACGGTTCGTCTCCGGGCGCGAAGGACCAACTCATGTACTTGTCGCAGTTGCTGGGTTTCACGGTTCAGTTCTCAGACTTCCCCAAG CGCAACCACGGCGAGTACCTGTCTCTGGTGTCGCTGTCGACGGAGCCGCCGGTGATGTGCCACGGCGGCGGCGCCTCCACGCAGCTGTCGCACGAGCAGTGCTCGCTCGCCGCGCTGCGGGCGCTGGCGCTCATGGGGCTCGACGCCGCGCCGCAACCCTTGCA gaTCCCAAACGCGAGCGCGACGCCCAGCAAAGCAAAAGCGATCCCCAACGGCATCGCCGAGTGA
- the LOC106133443 gene encoding double-stranded RNA-binding protein Staufen homolog 2 isoform X2: protein MMHHPNMHHQPMSGHPPQHMGGHQGMPGHHQMPPHQMHRENRHVTLTRVPLGASQGGGLGALGGAMDVPHHAPALRPPQPIRAMAHHPPQQHHYVPPQQMKPMRRPYTTYGPANAPVMPPMYPQPAPIQPQQPQGLGKSQTSPVLAKSKLTSDFVASPPAPAPAPPASAREEPPAPADKEAARPAPAANSKEKTPMCLVNELARYNKIKHQYRLTSETGPAHKKIFTVTLRLGDTEEYTAEGTSIKRAQHAAASAALTGTRFPPPPPRAEPAHSAAHPHHRHSVMPTVELNALAMKLCQPAVYTSVPPVAAPRPPRARAAPLYRVPAPGFVPAGYQRMMTPGLLYRVRVCVGGRAWLGEGATPQAARHDAAARALHELRHPPAAPPAPAAPDTGDTKSESEDPLNSEVKSPVSLVHELALKRNLSVVFTVKSERGPPHMRVFVTACTVGDMETEGEGNGKKVSKRRAAEKMLEEMKGRWPPTLLRPRVTHEKRKPQPTKKKPRNLIKEGGAGCAGGAAGGADNPISRLAVARHAARARSPQYRVLEERGAARRREFLVQCDAPPHAATGLGPNKKTAKRRAAHNVLLAMEMSANSTETATSPTANNSQEAAVNGSPDTNKNADPKRKESEGGGGDARQPVPGVLLMDYHQRGAQNGVTETTPGNGSSPGAKDQLMYLSQLLGFTVQFSDFPKRNHGEYLSLVSLSTEPPVMCHGGGASTQLSHEQCSLAALRALALMGLDAAPQPLQIPNASATPSKAKAIPNGIAE, encoded by the exons ATGATGCATCACCCGAACATGCATCATCAGCCGATGTCGGGGCACCCGCCGCAGCACATGGGGGGCCACCAAGGAATGCCTGGCCATCATCAAATGCCGCCCCATCAAATGCATAGAGAAAACAGGCACGTAACGCTAACTAG GGTGCCGCTGGGCGCGTCGCAGGGCGGCGGGCTGGGCGCGCTGGGCGGCGCCATGGACGTGCCGCACCACGCGCCCGCGCTGCGCCCGCCGCAGCCCATCCGCGCCATGGCCCACCATCCGCCGCAGCAACACCACTATGTACCACCG CAACAGATGAAGCCGATGCGGCGGCCCTACACGACCTATGGACCTGCCAACGCGCCTGTAATGCCTCCCATGTATCCGCAGCCGGCGCCCATACAGCCACAGCAGCCGCAAG GTCTGGGCAAATCGCAAACGTCTCCAGTATTGGCGAAGTCGAAGCTTACATCTGATTTTG TAGCGTCGCCCCCGGcccccgcgcccgcgccgccggcCAGCGCGCGGGAGGAGCCCCCGGCGCCGGCCGACAAGGAGGCGGCTCGGCCGGCGCCCGCCGCCAACAGTAAAGAGAAGACGCCCATGTGCCTGGTCAACGAGCTGGCCAGGTACAATAAG ATTAAGCACCAATACCGCCTCACATCAGAAACGGGACCCGCTCACAAGAAAATATTCACAGTAACACTCCGATTGGGTGATACTGAAGAATACACAGCAGAG GGTACGTCCATAAAGCGAGCACAGCACGCGGCGGCGAGCGCGGCGCTGACGGGCACCCGCttcccgccgccgccgccccgCGCCGAGCCCGCGCACTCCGCCGCGCATCCCCACCACAGGCACTCAG TGATGCCGACGGTGGAGCTGAACGCGCTGGCCATGAAGCTGTGCCAGCCGGCCGTGTACACGTCGGTGCCGCCCGTggccgcgccgcgcccgccgcgcgcgcgcgccgcgccgctcTACCGCGTGCCCGCGCCCGGGTTCGTGCCCGCCGGGTACCAGCGGATGATGACGCCGG GGCTGTTGTACCGCGTGCGCGTGTGCGTGGGCGGGCGCGCGTGGCTGGGCGAGGGCGCCACGCCGCAGGCCGCGCGCCACGACGCGGCCGCGCGCGCGCTGCACGAGCTGCGGCAcccgcccgccgcgccgcccgcgcccgccgcccccGACACTG GTGACACCAAGTCCGAGAGCGAAGACCCGTTGAACTCGGAAGTTAAGTCGCCCGTGTCGCTGGTACACGAACTGGCGCTGAAGCGGAACCTCTCCGTCGTGTTCACGGTCAAGAGCGAGCGGGGCCCGCCACACATGAGA gtATTCGTAACGGCGTGTACAGTGGGCGACATGGAGACTGAGGGCGAGGGCAACGGCAAGAAGGTGTCAAAGCGGCGCGCCGCCGAGAAGATGTTGGAGGAGATGAAGGGTCGCTGGCCGCCCACTCTGCTGCGGCCGCGGGTCACGCACGAGAAGAGAAAACCGCAACCTACCAAGAAGAAACCCAGGAACTTGATAAAG GAGGGCGGCGCTGGGTGCGCtggcggcgcggcgggcggcgcggacAACCCGATCTCGCGGCTGGCGGTGGCGCGGCacgcggcgcgcgcgcgctCGCCGCAGTACCGCGTGCTGGAGgagcgcggcgcggcgcggcggcgcgAGTTCCTGGTGCAGTGCGACGCGCCGCCGCACGCCGCCACCGGCCTCGGGCCCAACAAGAAGACCGCCAAGCGGCGCGCCGCGCACA ACGTTCTGCTCGCCATGGAAATGAGTGCTAATTCGACAGAGACTGCCACGTCGCCGACTGCCAACAATAGCCAGGAAGCCGCAGTCAATGGCTCGCCAGATACAAATAAGAACGCCGATCCTAAACGAAAG GAGTCGGAAGGCGGCGGTGGCGACGCTCGGCAGCCAGTACCGGGCGTATTGCTCATGGACTACCACCAGCGAGGCGCGCAGAACG GTGTTACCGAAACAACTCCGGGCAACGGTTCGTCTCCGGGCGCGAAGGACCAACTCATGTACTTGTCGCAGTTGCTGGGTTTCACGGTTCAGTTCTCAGACTTCCCCAAG CGCAACCACGGCGAGTACCTGTCTCTGGTGTCGCTGTCGACGGAGCCGCCGGTGATGTGCCACGGCGGCGGCGCCTCCACGCAGCTGTCGCACGAGCAGTGCTCGCTCGCCGCGCTGCGGGCGCTGGCGCTCATGGGGCTCGACGCCGCGCCGCAACCCTTGCA gaTCCCAAACGCGAGCGCGACGCCCAGCAAAGCAAAAGCGATCCCCAACGGCATCGCCGAGTGA
- the LOC106133443 gene encoding double-stranded RNA-binding protein Staufen homolog 2 isoform X1, with translation MMHHPNMHHQPMSGHPPQHMGGHQGMPGHHQMPPHQMHRENRHVTLTRVPLGASQGGGLGALGGAMDVPHHAPALRPPQPIRAMAHHPPQQHHYVPPQQMKPMRRPYTTYGPANAPVMPPMYPQPAPIQPQQPQGLGKSQTSPVLAKSKLTSDFVASPPAPAPAPPASAREEPPAPADKEAARPAPAANSKEKTPMCLVNELARYNKIKHQYRLTSETGPAHKKIFTVTLRLGDTEEYTAEGTSIKRAQHAAASAALTGTRFPPPPPRAEPAHSAAHPHHRHSGTVMPTVELNALAMKLCQPAVYTSVPPVAAPRPPRARAAPLYRVPAPGFVPAGYQRMMTPGLLYRVRVCVGGRAWLGEGATPQAARHDAAARALHELRHPPAAPPAPAAPDTGDTKSESEDPLNSEVKSPVSLVHELALKRNLSVVFTVKSERGPPHMRVFVTACTVGDMETEGEGNGKKVSKRRAAEKMLEEMKGRWPPTLLRPRVTHEKRKPQPTKKKPRNLIKEGGAGCAGGAAGGADNPISRLAVARHAARARSPQYRVLEERGAARRREFLVQCDAPPHAATGLGPNKKTAKRRAAHNVLLAMEMSANSTETATSPTANNSQEAAVNGSPDTNKNADPKRKESEGGGGDARQPVPGVLLMDYHQRGAQNGVTETTPGNGSSPGAKDQLMYLSQLLGFTVQFSDFPKRNHGEYLSLVSLSTEPPVMCHGGGASTQLSHEQCSLAALRALALMGLDAAPQPLQIPNASATPSKAKAIPNGIAE, from the exons ATGATGCATCACCCGAACATGCATCATCAGCCGATGTCGGGGCACCCGCCGCAGCACATGGGGGGCCACCAAGGAATGCCTGGCCATCATCAAATGCCGCCCCATCAAATGCATAGAGAAAACAGGCACGTAACGCTAACTAG GGTGCCGCTGGGCGCGTCGCAGGGCGGCGGGCTGGGCGCGCTGGGCGGCGCCATGGACGTGCCGCACCACGCGCCCGCGCTGCGCCCGCCGCAGCCCATCCGCGCCATGGCCCACCATCCGCCGCAGCAACACCACTATGTACCACCG CAACAGATGAAGCCGATGCGGCGGCCCTACACGACCTATGGACCTGCCAACGCGCCTGTAATGCCTCCCATGTATCCGCAGCCGGCGCCCATACAGCCACAGCAGCCGCAAG GTCTGGGCAAATCGCAAACGTCTCCAGTATTGGCGAAGTCGAAGCTTACATCTGATTTTG TAGCGTCGCCCCCGGcccccgcgcccgcgccgccggcCAGCGCGCGGGAGGAGCCCCCGGCGCCGGCCGACAAGGAGGCGGCTCGGCCGGCGCCCGCCGCCAACAGTAAAGAGAAGACGCCCATGTGCCTGGTCAACGAGCTGGCCAGGTACAATAAG ATTAAGCACCAATACCGCCTCACATCAGAAACGGGACCCGCTCACAAGAAAATATTCACAGTAACACTCCGATTGGGTGATACTGAAGAATACACAGCAGAG GGTACGTCCATAAAGCGAGCACAGCACGCGGCGGCGAGCGCGGCGCTGACGGGCACCCGCttcccgccgccgccgccccgCGCCGAGCCCGCGCACTCCGCCGCGCATCCCCACCACAGGCACTCAG GTACAGTGATGCCGACGGTGGAGCTGAACGCGCTGGCCATGAAGCTGTGCCAGCCGGCCGTGTACACGTCGGTGCCGCCCGTggccgcgccgcgcccgccgcgcgcgcgcgccgcgccgctcTACCGCGTGCCCGCGCCCGGGTTCGTGCCCGCCGGGTACCAGCGGATGATGACGCCGG GGCTGTTGTACCGCGTGCGCGTGTGCGTGGGCGGGCGCGCGTGGCTGGGCGAGGGCGCCACGCCGCAGGCCGCGCGCCACGACGCGGCCGCGCGCGCGCTGCACGAGCTGCGGCAcccgcccgccgcgccgcccgcgcccgccgcccccGACACTG GTGACACCAAGTCCGAGAGCGAAGACCCGTTGAACTCGGAAGTTAAGTCGCCCGTGTCGCTGGTACACGAACTGGCGCTGAAGCGGAACCTCTCCGTCGTGTTCACGGTCAAGAGCGAGCGGGGCCCGCCACACATGAGA gtATTCGTAACGGCGTGTACAGTGGGCGACATGGAGACTGAGGGCGAGGGCAACGGCAAGAAGGTGTCAAAGCGGCGCGCCGCCGAGAAGATGTTGGAGGAGATGAAGGGTCGCTGGCCGCCCACTCTGCTGCGGCCGCGGGTCACGCACGAGAAGAGAAAACCGCAACCTACCAAGAAGAAACCCAGGAACTTGATAAAG GAGGGCGGCGCTGGGTGCGCtggcggcgcggcgggcggcgcggacAACCCGATCTCGCGGCTGGCGGTGGCGCGGCacgcggcgcgcgcgcgctCGCCGCAGTACCGCGTGCTGGAGgagcgcggcgcggcgcggcggcgcgAGTTCCTGGTGCAGTGCGACGCGCCGCCGCACGCCGCCACCGGCCTCGGGCCCAACAAGAAGACCGCCAAGCGGCGCGCCGCGCACA ACGTTCTGCTCGCCATGGAAATGAGTGCTAATTCGACAGAGACTGCCACGTCGCCGACTGCCAACAATAGCCAGGAAGCCGCAGTCAATGGCTCGCCAGATACAAATAAGAACGCCGATCCTAAACGAAAG GAGTCGGAAGGCGGCGGTGGCGACGCTCGGCAGCCAGTACCGGGCGTATTGCTCATGGACTACCACCAGCGAGGCGCGCAGAACG GTGTTACCGAAACAACTCCGGGCAACGGTTCGTCTCCGGGCGCGAAGGACCAACTCATGTACTTGTCGCAGTTGCTGGGTTTCACGGTTCAGTTCTCAGACTTCCCCAAG CGCAACCACGGCGAGTACCTGTCTCTGGTGTCGCTGTCGACGGAGCCGCCGGTGATGTGCCACGGCGGCGGCGCCTCCACGCAGCTGTCGCACGAGCAGTGCTCGCTCGCCGCGCTGCGGGCGCTGGCGCTCATGGGGCTCGACGCCGCGCCGCAACCCTTGCA gaTCCCAAACGCGAGCGCGACGCCCAGCAAAGCAAAAGCGATCCCCAACGGCATCGCCGAGTGA